The sequence tgtcctttcaaccaaatttgctgggattaagtatcccacagcaaatttgtattataatggggttcaagaagttaatagatgcattaagctatgggaatcaagtgagcatgagtatatcagagacatggccaagaatatgaggatgaaatttgatagctactggaaagaaagtaacactttgatgggaaTTGGAGTTGTTTTGGATCCTAGGTACAAATctaaatgggtggagtttgttatgaagagagtatatggtgtggaacactataaaagtcactataacaaatttgagcttgaACTCAATGCTCTTTTCTGTGCTTATGAAACAAACACTACAACTCCAGATTACTTTGATACTGGAATGCATTCAACTGCAATTGAGAGCTCTgcaggtacaacaacatcatatgaatttggttatgatgatttcattatggaaaacaatatgtttgaggttgagaagtcagaattggagacatacttagcagaaccagttcttcctaaaggcacaaccactgaagaaatgaggtttgatatcttaagttggtggaagaataatgctcctaagtacccaattctctcaagtattgcaagagatgtattggcagttccagtgaaaagtgtagcatcagaatctatgtttagtattggtggcagagttctcacatctcacaggagttcattagctccagatcttgttgaagctttgctttgtttgagtgattggctgccagatctcactctcagtgaCAGTGATAGTTTTGTTACAGGTACAtcttaatctttcttttttttttgcaatttattggcttattgcactgacaatgacattgccagcttaaaatgtctaacacttttgatttttctttcaaaatacagaagttcaggactaaggagtaaggtaaatgcatttgcagatgcagttggcacttgggacttggcagaggagaatctggagatggaggaggaatgcatttgcaaaaaaaacatgaagattatgaacttgttttcttgtgtggcaatggcatgaacatctgtatgtctttttttggtgtggcatggatttagaacatgttttgttggattttaaaGCTGTTATGTGTACTTGTTCAGTTGTTCTGTAACTTCTGTGTTTTTAGCCTGTTTTGTGGCTGTCCTGTGACTTACCGGATGGCAGCGgaaaaatatccgttatccggtaagtcaaacgtaacggtaacgtttttgaatttcttatttccgccggaaatgaacggtaacggatatccgctaaattttaacggaaacggcagcggcagagcctatttccgttacgttagcatccattgacaggcctacaaAATATACATGCCAGGCTTAATCAGACGGATGAATCAGAATTCAGATTCTTAGTGATAAAAAGTTGTTTGGATCAGCTATGAGCTATGACTCGGGGAGTAAAAATCTATTATATTTAAGTACTTTCACAATGTGTTGCTCATGCAATAGCTTTGTCAGGATTTCCGACATTTTTCAAGAAACAAGCAAAGTCAAGGCGTGCTTGGACGTGGGATCTTAAATATCTTTGGAATATTTCGATATCCAATATCTCAGGAATCATATAGTAATCAAATTACCCACCAACAGTGGGACCACGTTACGGGAACAGCGGAAATAAAATCTTTCAATATTCAAAAGATCAAGATTCATGCAAACAGTAATCCACCTCACCTTCAACATTCGAGTTCCAAGTTCGGTGTACTCTTTTTATGGCTCGGTGGCGTTTCTGTTTCTCCCCGTATACACATGCATTATTTGGGGTCGTCGAATGCTGTTGCTAGGCATGAGCTTGCACACCTATAGCCCCACATGAAATTGATTTACAAACCACCTCTTTGAATCCTCAAAAGATTTCTCCCAGCAGTATCTACATAAAGTGTGAATCACACACCGGGCACCTGGTTAGCAATTCGGCGAATAATTCGTAAATTATTCCGTATCAATCGGGAACAAATCATGTGGGCGACCCATTAAAAGACCGATCCAGGTACGTGTTATATGAAGATCCCGAATTATTCGCGTCTTTTACGTCCCGAATCAACCTTTATTCGTTTGGACGGGAAAATAGGGTTAAGAAATGAGTCTGTATAAATAGAAAATTTGGAAAGAGAATGAAGATTTCTTCTAACCTAACTCCTTCTTCTACCTTCTCAGTCACTGAACAGATCGCACCCAAATTCGTTTtctgatttcctatcttcaaatccttcaatatctgcTTTTAAGGCTGGCGACAAGGTATGGCATGATTCCATCAACATATTATGTGTTGTATTTTTAtgtttgattctgattttttggttttcaatatgattcaattgaatcaacaatACATCTATTTATGTTTAATTTATATTGGATTGTATTGAATCCATGATTGGTTATATCCTTAGGTTAGATATTTTGTTACTGCAATTTTAGTTGGTTATATCAAAGTGACCTGAATGCTGCTTGGATGGATAGAATGTGTAGCGGCATTGGGACATCTTCGAGAATGAATTATCGTCATCAGTAGGTATTTAATACTTGGAACAAATTAGGCTCTAACTGACACATCTAATTGCTTAATCTGTGtctatattttgattttttgtggAGTTAAAACATCACTCCAgtaacttaacttgttatatatGCACAGGGACAGGGTATAAATATACTGTAATGTATCTATGTCTGTCAGAATCTaagatatatattatatatatgtataaatatTTTGTATTTCGAAGTTCAAACTATGTATTTGCAGGATTATATATAAAAATTCGGAATATCTGTTATTATACGTGTGCCGAATTTTCGGTGACGAACTCATATTTGTAAATCGAATTAtatacgtacgtatgccgttacGTATTACTCCCGtatcacgaaccgttgaccggattctTGATCGAATTCGATTTTTACAAATCCGTATCATACGCGTACGTATCCCGTTCCGAACGTATCCCGTAttgcgaattgctaactaggaccGGGTATACATTCAAATTCTCCAAAGGATTCATTTCTGCGTTTAAGGGTCAAAACTTTAAATGGTGTGCAGTAAGTGAGGGAAAAACTTGGGGGCACAATTTAATGTTAGGAAGCAGGTTAGGTATTGAACCTCAAAATGACAAAATCCATAAAGGAAGAATCCTATCATCGGGGCTTCAAACGGCCGGGTTTTTTGGGGTTGCatagggtcatgaaatagtaatacaTAGAACCCCTTatcctgatttttttttgtaatacctAATCTACTCTCAATTTCATTAATCCTAATTAGAATGACTAAGCTAACTAATCAATATTAATTAATGGCTTAGACTAATTAAATGGTTAATCTTTTGAAAACCTTATCACAATACTCAGGAAAACCTTACAATCAACTCCCAATAGCAATTTTATCGATTCAAATCCGTTTAAATTTCTGGAAAAATATGAGTTTTGTACTATAGACTTgtttgtgactcaaggttaaaaGTCTTAGgtgttcatgaaaataaatattAAGCTTATAAGTTCAAATCGGGTAGTCTctgctaaccaccttgaacatagtctttatacacgtttaggttacggtttcacctagccagagtgtatatcttgtttatgttaatcagattcaaagattcatctaaaagtggatattgattgcttggttccaaagctatcttagcttaaacctagagCAATCTATGCTTTGAATGCCTATAAAAGGGAaacttcaagcaactaggatctttgaatcccaccacgttggtgtgtcctagttctaactagagtcgtcctctttctaacccttttagggtttaacgaatacatagacttcattgggattcgtgaagccaggtccagttatcttttcttGATAACTCGAATATCTTGATCTCGATCGATTGTTGAGCTactcacttgatcaagatagatagaaaccatcaaagttctctttgtctaacactttgttgattccacaagttttatacttgtgaggtgaataataacctAGGATGCACTTAGGGTTGCATAAATCTGGGTTTTGAGGTtagatagactttgtctattgctatcggtTTACATTAccttgatcaaactttttgatcgtaaaggaaatcacatataagcttaatccgtgggaggcagattggtttaaagtcttcaattgagttgaagcaactcttagttggtgcgacgtcagctaagggaattaattgcgcagagtcctactaggattcaagaggcgtaagaagagcgattgtaccttaatcagtgggagacttggttagggatcaactgcactttagtccgaagttaattggtagtaggctagtgtctgtaatggattaatacagtttggttttcaatcatgattaggtcccgaggtttcTTTGTATTTGTGGTTtaatcgttaacaaaacttttggtgtttgtgttatttctttttctgcattatattgtttatctttataattgaaatatcacatgttgtgcgttaatcGATCATAGTAAACacatccgaccttgattgttggatacgacttgattgattcttggacattggtctttgataccatccaagtaatctctttgtaattaggttcacggacttggttttgtaaacgttctaattgcaAGTGAGAGACATATAACTCCAAATACTATTCCTtgattaagttgaactctcggaactgtattgagtttgtccatacagatttcataagaaaaagttggtggtgaatTTTGGTACCCCGCATTTTTAAAAGTTATAAATTCATCCGTCCAAATCCATAATTAAACAACGAAAATACTAAATAGACAATTTCGTAGATTATAAAAGATCCATGAAGCAAAATACTAAATCCACTACAAAGAGAATTAATCATTCACTAGATTCCTCGACCGACCCAGACTCCGAACCCGATCGCGATGTCTCATCCGAATCCTCGTCCACTTTCTCCTCTTCTACAACTTTAGCCTTTTTACCTCGACAACCACCACCTTGAACTGTAGTTttttttacctccaccacgtccacATCGACCACTTGGACCTTTGCCACTTTTATCCCTTGTACCTCGACCATGTCCACCTTttttttacctccaccacgtTTACTTCGATCACCTTTTCATTGATTGAACATGCTCATTGGAGGGAGTAACCGAGTCCTTGTTAGAAGAAAGAGACCTAGCCCTTTTACTTCTCCTTGGTCGTTTTTTTTCATAAGCATATAAACCTCCTTTATCAAGGTTGATTATGCCTTTAAATCGATCCCGGAGTAATTTTTGTCAGGGACCATCATCTTCTCACCCGAATTAATGCTACGGGTCAGGTCCTCTACCACACAATCAACTCGTTCAATctattttttcatatcaaatacacaAATTGTAATTATTCGTagataattaaaaacaaaaaacataaggGTAATTAGTAGTGTACGTACCACCATCTCACTCCAATCATTTTCATCACTCCCTAATGGCCTTGATGTCGAACTCTCTCCCTTTTTGAAGTGTTCCCTCACTTCAGGATCCAAAAACATTTCATAAGGATGAGACCACTCTTGATACCATCACATGTAATTCTGATCCGCATCGGAAGTTCCATGAGAATATTCAATCCCGTtctactcatttggtttagtTGTTCGGAGCGAGCATTCCAATGATCGATCGACGATGCTGGTACATAGGTCAATTTGACATATTTATCCTTAAAATGGAAGTTGATTACGCTCAACTTAAAACGAGAGGCTTTAGGTACTCTTTTCTGGACAATACCCATTTGACGGAGCGTTCTACGAGGATCTAAGATGACGAACCCAGTCGGATGAAACAAAGGTCCAACATTGGTATCCACATCAGAGAATACTTTATCACCAACTTTATCTTCCCCATTCTCATCAATTCTCAAATATGGATAAAAAACCACATCATAGATTGTCAATGCATCTAACTTTTTCCTCATGTCGACCATTTCAGTCTCTTTAGCTTTGTGTTGGGTCCCTCAAAATGGCTATCTTCCTCCTGTAGGTTTCTCTAGAGCCCAATATTATCTCGAGAAGGCCTCAAGCATTTAAAATGTTCGTATGCCCAACACTATGgaaatttttttatcaataagtcaaaaagaaaaacatttgtTATATGAAAACAAAAAGATACCTGGATAAGAGCAAAACATCCCacaatttgtgtttcgttccacTTTGAAGCTTTGCAAAGATTGTCCATCACACTATAAAGGAGGGTGGTGCCCCACAAGTACCTAGGTATCTCGTTTCTTTCCGGATCGAGACTGAGAGTCTTCAACCACTGCAAATAACAAGTATTTaccttatttcctgagaaattGGGAAAAAAGACGGTGCCAAGAGAGTGCAACAAGTAAGTTATAGTTGTATGTCTAGCTAATTCTGTGTCCATCACCACCACCCCACTAGCAGTCTTGGGGCCAAAATCCTTAGACTTTTCCTTCAGACGAACCAGGTTAATCTCCCTTGCAACATTAATTGATTCCTGAAGTTCACCCGGTACACTGAATGGCTCTTAGCTCTAGGCAAGACTCCGCCACCTATATCAAACTCTTTTTCCGCTTGAACCACCCAAGACATAAAGCTGATCAAAAGGAATAAAATTGTTGAAACAAATACAACTTTTCCTTCCAAAGTAAGACCGACAACTTGCTTTGCATCATCTGGAGTGATAgtcatctcaccgaatgggagtAGAAAAGTCATGGTTTCGGGACGGAATCTTTCCCTAAACCCACAAACAGTTACAACATCGTAGGTCTTCTGCAACACCTCTATTCCAAACCATAACCCCGAAACTTTTACCAAGGCTACCACATCAGGATGTTCTCTATCCAACGGTCAAAACTTTCCGTGTTGGTGCTTTAGTTTAGGGACCGCTTTATCGGGAAACTACAACCAATACAAAAATTGGGTTGTTACAattaaaaatccataataaaattaaaataacatacaTTAAATTTGATTTACTACCTTTACGGCACAAACCCTAGCAGCCCATGAAGACTGGTAACCAAACAAGACGGATCGATCTCTTGGCTCAGCCCATGGTCTCCCATTTTTCATAGAAGATAAAAACTCCATATCATCAATGGTTTTTCTTGCTGAGTCTTTTGGTGGatacttcttcttctccaccgctACGACTTTAACTTATCAATAACAATAACACTTGTTTCGGTCAAGTTTTGTTCTTGAGTCTCTAGGTTTGGTTGTTCAACAACTGCACTTCCTCCAGCGGTGGcaactccaccttcatttccttCACCTTCACTTCCCCCACCGGTGGCAACTCCACTTGCATTCCTTGCATTTGCTCCTAGTGGTTTTGTGTGACGAGGTTGCGCAGTCGGGACATTAAAAGGTGTTACTTCTTGTGATCTTTTATTCCTCTTTTCATTTCATCAGTTCAAAGTTGATTACATATCAAATTATATATAACGGTGTTCAAATCAATACAAACAAGACCaaaaaacaaaagcaaataagTAAAAACGGTTGGGAAATCTAGATACAACCAAGCCGTGACACACAAAAAAAACGGCTAGGAAAAATTGGTAGTCCCAGATGCAACCCAGTTTACGGATGGGATCTCTAGTAATCGGCCAAGACGTAACAACAATAACATCTAGGAAATAAACTTTGCGACTTGGTTTCTCAAATTACGGACATGAAAAACCTAGCCGTAAATGCTACCGTTGAATTAGATCTCAAACACATAATAAGATATGGCTAGGTTCCTAGCCGTGAAAACTGCAGGTTGGATTGTGAGCAATCGACCAATCCATTACACACTTAATGGTTAGTAATAACATTTAAGACTAGGACATAAAATTAGGATAGGAATAACCTAGACATAAACATTACTGCTGAATTTAATTTCGAACACAAAAGAAGATACAACTAGGAATAACCTAGCCGTAAACAAAATATTGCGGTTAAGATTTCTCAATTCCCGTCCGTATCATTAATATTACGGCTGGAAGTTCTTAGTAATCCCAACCGTAACCGAAACTTACGGCTGGGAGAAtaggaactcccagccgtaaacaatttcagaaactgttTTTACAGACTTATTTTTTTCGAAACCAACTGAATAATCATTCAAACGCTTAAACAAAGAGTGAGTTTTTTCAATTCATACCTTATTGCAGTCATATTAGGAGTCTCGACGactgtttcatcttcttcattcacttcttcttgaATTTCAGTTTCATCTTCACTTTTAGAACTTGATTCATCTGGTTTAGGAGGAGGTTGTTTCGACGATCCAGTTTTTTCTTTTGTCTTCACCATGGTTTTATACAATAAATTTACTCGAGATGATTTTTTTTGAAATCGACGATTAATCATCTCAAAcgaataagagaagaagaaaagaaaagaaagagaggagaatagaagaagaacagaagaaaaagatttcttttgatttaagatatatatactttttttattagattaattagttaATGGAAGAGTAAAAGGGCAATAAGTTAAAtttattgagaatatttttgaatttttacATAGATTAGGTCCCCATATCCACATCTTGGTTATAACTATCATATTAAACCCTCAAAAACCAATCCTATGGAGGTACCAATAATAGGATTCCAGAGGAAATCGACCACCAatttcatataataataaataacaaGTAATATTATTCGAGTAATTAACTAAAACTAGACAGTAGGAACATGTATTTGTTCTTGCAAAATACAAATAGTAGTAGCTAATTATAACCACTTTTAGATCAAAAGATACATTTTTGGCAAATGCGTGTTTGGGATTTCAAAGCTGTAAATCGCGTTTAttcaaaaacaataaataaatacaatttttctctttcctttttctcaaccttcttcttctccaacaaaatcatcaaaaataaccCCTCTCTACTAGAGCAGATTTCTtcattattctttgctttctagGTTGGTTAgtagtttagtttagtttttgCTATGTTTTTTACTTATCTACACcgttttggtggttttatctactcttttgaggtttatcttcgctttaatggcgattcttggttattgggttgggtattaagatcaatagtgatgctctccatgctctccaacgacgaaatcttcatcttggttgtctccggcgacgaaatcttcatcatcaatttaTCGGACGACGGAATCTCCATAGATGGTCTTTTTGACGACctcatcactagttacaagagatttgagcaaatcactcctacttttggagcatttctttctatagaagaaaaacaaactaaatggttggaattaaaTTTCGAGAAAAACCATCTctcttccgatttaatcggatcttattcatacttgtatttgtcttactccgataATCCTTCTCTTCTTTtcgtcggatttctcggtattgtactcttacaatatgttcttgttactttgtattctcttattttcgatcttaaactcattgtaaccttgaaatctcattaatgaaaaggttcctttaaaagaaaaaaaaaaaatcatgtaaatCGCATGATAATATCCACACCAAACCAGTTTCCAAAACTCTAGCAAAGTACTGACTCATTCCACCACGAAACTTCACGTGTTGAACATGTTAGGAAAATGCTAGTCAAAATTGGAACTCATCCTCAAACAAGTCTCCGATGGTAGAATTTTCATAAATGCACTAATTacctaattaattaattaattaatcaatcAATTAAATGAGCTAAATTCGATCGAGAATAACAATAAATGAACTCATTGATGAcaataaaataagaagaaaaaacacGTTAACAAAAATATTACTCagtataaataaaataaaaaaaatgatctcACGAGGGGAAGGGACGACAAAATTTACATAACAGTGTATCATTTTCTTTCGTCCATAAAAATACCCAATCACAAAAGGTTATTTCTTGATTCCTGactttctttctttgtttctttacacctcctctctctctctctctcacaacTGAATCCTCATAATCTCATCCCATATTCATTCAGGTTCTGCTTCTGTTTTTTCTGTTACCAAGGAGAGAAAAAACCCACATGCTAAAAGAGTCTGTATCATCATCATCAGACAACACAGAGAGTTTTTGATTTCATGGTGATTGAAGGAGGAGagaaacagcaacagcagcagaagggAATGCGACTGGGTAAATACGAACTTGGGAGAACTCTTGGTGAGGGTAATTTTGGTAAAGTTAAATTCGCTAAGAATACTGAATCTGGGGCTGATTTTGCTGTCAAGATACTTGATAAGAAACACATTCTTGACCTCAATATCACCAATCAAGTAAGATTTTTCTGTCAACATACACAAATTTATTTATTCTGTCTTGTTCTTAATTAATGgggtttttcatttgtttttttttttggtttgattgtATTTTTCAGATAAAGAGAGAAATTGGGACTTTAAAGCTTTTGAGACATCCTAATGTTGTCAGATTGCATGAGGTTTGTGTTTTATTGCTCTAATTCTTTTGTGTATTTTCTGTGGTTTCTTGAGATTCTGATTGGAAAGGTATTGATTTTTAAGGACCCTTTTTTGGGTTTGGAAAGTGGGTTTCTTATCCccctttttatttgttttttcagtTATGATTGCTAGCTGCAATGACCACACAAGACAGACATAGTTTAATGCCTTTTCTAACCCTATGCGTTTGTGGAAAAATGGAAAGGTCCATGATAAAACACTGTTTGCTAGTCATCATTTCACTTGAGTGTTGCTTCTAAGTCATTTGAATGTggattgattcttattgtttgtttgtttttctttggtaATGTTTACTTCAGATTGTCTGGCTTTGTATTGCATTTAATTTGTGGGCATCCAGTTGAAAAACTATTGAGAGACTAGTGGACAGGCTTACTAATTGACCAGTCTCTTGATTTCTATGTAGGAATAGGACTATTTTAGTGTCAACATGTAATACAATGACTTTTATTTCAGCCATTTAGTTAGTTGATTCTTGTCTGGTTCTTCAAATGGATAAGCAACCTTCTCAATGGTAAACTTTGTCACCACTCTATGCTTTGACCTTGAATCAATGTAAACTGGTTTAGAAAAGTAAAGATATGCCACTTAACATAGTACCTGTCGTGAAGACTTGTGATCGtctttgtttttttgttgatAATTTCCAAAGTTTGTCTAAACTTATGTTTTTTTCTTGTAATTTTGTAGGTCTTGGCCAGCAAAACAAAGATTTACATGGTTCTAGAACTTGTGATTGGTGGCGAATTATTTGAGAGAATTGTGAGGAGCTAAttgattttctaattttttattttagtacTTCAGCTTTCGGGATATATCAAGTTTTGATTCGTTTTGTGTTCATATACTTGTCATGTTTCCTATAGGACTTCAAAGGGAGACTTTCTGAAATTGAAGGACGGAAGCTCTTCCAACAGTTAATTGATGCCGTGGGATACTGTCACGAGAAAGGAGTCTACCATAGAGATCTTAAGGTGTGAACTTCTCTCTTTGGAAACATGTCCTCTTTCTTATACAGAGATAACATTTAACAAGTACTTTTAGTTGAATGACTCAGTCTAATGAGCTCGCATTAGTTAATGGTGGGTCATTTAAAGGCATGTGTTGTTTTCAATGACAGCCTGAAAACGTTCTTCTTGACGCAAAGGGGAATATAAAGATATCGGATTTTGGACTCAGTGCTTTGCCTCAACATGTTCGGGtatatatgtttttctttttattgaaattATCGCTGGACGATAAACACGTGGTCCAATCAATAGATAAAATCAATTAGTACTTATTCATGTTTATTTTACGATTTTGAAAACCAGGGTGATGGTTTGCTGCATACAACCTGCGGAAGTCCACACTACGTTGCCCCTGAGGTACTCAAGACTGCAAAGTTATTCAACTGTATGTTGGCTTCAATTGTTACTGATTCATGATGCTCTGACCGTTTTGCATATAGGTTCTTGCCAACAGGGGGTATGATGGATCCACATCGGATCTTTGGTCATGCGGAGTCATCTTATACGTGATTCTTACAGGGTATCTTCCTTTTGATGATAAGAATCTTGCAGTTCTGTATCATAAGGTACCCTAGATTCTTGTATGACCTTCTAGAAAAACATTACATCTTTGACATTCCAAACACTGTGAGGCCTTAACTTACACCTTCCATTTGTGATTTTCTTGACACCGTAAGATATTTAGAGGAGACGCTCCACTTCCCAAATGGTTGTCGTCTGGCGCACAAAACCTGATTAGGAGGATTCTTGATCCGAACCCAAAGACAAGGATAACAATTGTGGAGATCAAAGAAGATGAGTGGTTTAAGCAGGACTACACTCCAACAAAtgctgaagatgatgatgaagaaggcaTCCACATCGACGATGAAGCCTTTTTGATACAAGAAGTTGTACGTACTTCTAATGTTTGTAGTGTCATCAATCATTTCCCTCAGTATGTAATGTTGATAAGGTTTTATGGAAATTTGACTGGAGCTCATTTTTCTTTTGAAGCCAGCGGATGTGGAGAAATATCTAAATCAACCGACTTTGATTAATGCCTTTCAGCTCATCAGTATGTCCTCGTGCCTGGATCTGTCAGGCTTTTTTGAGAAAGAGGTGAGCAGTCTGGTTCACCGTTCATTACCCGTTCTCTAGATATATCCTTTTTAAAGCAAAAACTTGTCCATAAATGTGTAGATCCTGGTAAATTGAGTGCTCCgatgtttgagaatttttctTACCAATTTTATTGCGAGCATAACATCTTTCTTCATTTACAGGATGCTTCTGAGAGGAAGATTAGATTCACATCAAACCATTCTCCGAAAGATTTACTTGGGAAGATCGAGGATATCGTTACAGAAATGGGACTCCAAGTCCGGAAAAAGAATGGGATGGTTAGTAAAGTCTAAAATACACCATTTCTAATCCCTTTTGCATTCTGCTGTTCGCCTTCTATTTGTTAAGATTATGATGAACTTTTTTTTCTCTCCATCTATAATATTTACAGCTCAAGATGCAAGCACGCAAGGGTCAGAAGAATCCAGGCAGCATATCCGTTGCAACCGAGGTATTTCACGAGCTATAGTTCATTATTTTAAATTCCCGGACACTGCAATGTGACTGCATGATTTGTGCTGCTCAAAACTGGTATAGTTTCTGATTGTTAC is a genomic window of Papaver somniferum cultivar HN1 unplaced genomic scaffold, ASM357369v1 unplaced-scaffold_137, whole genome shotgun sequence containing:
- the LOC113335042 gene encoding CBL-interacting serine/threonine-protein kinase 1-like; the protein is MVIEGGEKQQQQQKGMRLGKYELGRTLGEGNFGKVKFAKNTESGADFAVKILDKKHILDLNITNQIKREIGTLKLLRHPNVVRLHEVLASKTKIYMVLELVIGGELFERIDFKGRLSEIEGRKLFQQLIDAVGYCHEKGVYHRDLKPENVLLDAKGNIKISDFGLSALPQHVRGDGLLHTTCGSPHYVAPEVLANRGYDGSTSDLWSCGVILYVILTGYLPFDDKNLAVLYHKIFRGDAPLPKWLSSGAQNLIRRILDPNPKTRITIVEIKEDEWFKQDYTPTNAEDDDEEGIHIDDEAFLIQEVPADVEKYLNQPTLINAFQLISMSSCLDLSGFFEKEDASERKIRFTSNHSPKDLLGKIEDIVTEMGLQVRKKNGMLKMQARKGQKNPGSISVATEVFEISPSIYVVELRKSYGDPIVYRQLCAKLAEELGAAKPSF